In a single window of the Homalodisca vitripennis isolate AUS2020 unplaced genomic scaffold, UT_GWSS_2.1 ScUCBcl_20;HRSCAF=552, whole genome shotgun sequence genome:
- the LOC124370129 gene encoding uncharacterized protein LOC124370129 has product MTLVVTLRRNKPEISPEMKETGDRPVGSSMFCFDGHKTMVSYKAKSKRVVLLLSTTHEQPSINPRSKKPEIIECYNATKGTVDSLDQMCQRKTSTVNDVNQPSTVIPES; this is encoded by the coding sequence ATGACTTTAGTTGTAACTCTACGTCGGAACAAACCTGAAATATCTCCAGAGATGAAAGAAACTGGAGATCGACCGGTTGGGtcttcaatgttttgttttgacgGACATAAAACAATGGTGTCGTACAAAGCAAAGAGTAAGAGAGTCGTGTTGTTGCTCTCAACTACTCATGAACAACCATCCATCAACCCAAGGAGCAAGAAGCCAGAGATTATCGAATGTTACAATGCAACCAAAGGCACCGTTGACAGTCTTGACCAGATGTGCCAACGCAAGACATCAACCGTTAATGATGTCAACCAGCCATCAACGGTCATCCCGGAAAGCTGA
- the LOC124370128 gene encoding protein enabled homolog, which yields MATSREVREPRAAKTKAADFLKEFKNSGNYEEPLFSDDSNDSDEYRPPFGDHESDVDSNLGEEYEALINSELSDGLGYVGNGTQEDTEVEEEQLDEIREEEENEIREEEEVWWEWTEVTEVLVDQGSVPSTYAKRALYSLPANMAAELRQTSERPLTVAMRPERSVQARNNASYLARLIVEALDGLGALTAAAKKVEIAPDSCTAVPPPMAPLPPSPPSLPPPPPPPSLPAPPPPSPSPRTDSLQLTPEPPMPTISVV from the exons ATGGCAACAAGTCGAGAAGTGAGGGAGCCTCGTGCAGCAAAAACTAAAGCTGCTGACTTTTTAAAGGAATTCAAGAATTCTGGAAATTACGAAGAGCCCTTATTTAGTGATGACAGTAACGACAGTGATGAATATCGTCCACCTTTTGGAG ATCACGAAAGTGATGTTGACTCAAACTTAGGTGAAGAGTACGAGGCATTGATTAACAGTGAACTGAGTGATGGACTAGGTTATGTTGGAAACGGAACTCAAGAAGATACAGAAGTTGAAGAAGAACAGTTGGACGAAATTAGAGAAGAGGAGGAGAACGAAATCAGAGAAGAAGAGGAGGTGTGGTGGGAATGGACTGAAG TGACCGAAGTGCTGGTGGATCAAGGAAGCGTACCAAGTACATATGCAAAACGTGCACTGTACAGCCTG CCAGCCAATATGGCGGCCGAGTTGCGACAGACGAGTGAGCGGCCACTCACGGTGGCCATGCGACCTGAGAGATCTGTGCAAGCGAGAAATAATGCAAGTTAT CTGGCCAGACTCATCGTGGAGGCTCTTGACGGGTTGGGCGCCTTGACTGCTGCGGCCAAGAAGGTTGAGATTGCTCCTGACTCCTGTACTGCCGTCCCCCCGCCGATGGCGCCGCTGCCGCCGTCACCACCCTCACtaccgccgccgccgccgccaccGTCACTACCGGCGCCGCCACCACCGTCACCGTCACCGCGAACAGACTCTCTACAGCTGACTCCAGAGCCCCCGATGCCGACTATATCAGTCGTCTAG